The genomic segment GAGGCAAAGAATGCTGTCTTGACCAATGGCGAATGCGCGATCGAGTACGCGATCTTGCGGCACTCGGCGACATCCTGCCCTTGCTCCACAGTCACCGTGATGAACTTGGTTGCGCCCTCGCCGTCGCGGATGATCATCTGCGCCAGATGCTGCGAAATATCGGTCACCGCCGCCGCCAGCGCCGCGTATTCCGGGCTGTCGACGCTGTTCACTTCCAACTCGCCGGCGCCGGTGGCGATCAGCATGAAGGAATCGTTGGTCGAGGTATCGCCATCGATAGTGATGCAGTTGAAGGAGCGGTCAGCCGCTTGCTTTACCATTTTCTCCAACACCGGCTGCGCCACTTTCGCATCGATCGCCAGGAAACCCAGCATAGTCGCCATGTTCGGCTTGATCATGCCCGCACCCTTGCTGATACCGGAAAAATTCACGGTTTTACCAGCGATGACAAGACTGCGCGAAGCCGCTTTAGGTTGCGTATCGGTGGTCATGATGGATTCAGCGGCATTGAACCAGTTATCGCCCTGCAGGTTTTTGATCGCCAGCGGCAAGCCCGCAATGATCCGCTCCACTGGTAACGGTTCGAGAATCACACCGGTCGAGAATGGCAAAATCTGCGCCGCATGGCAGCCCAGCAATTCCGCCAGCGCATCACAAGTCGCATTGGCAGCCGCAAGGCCGGCTTCGCCGGTTCCGGCGTTGGCATTGCCGGTATTGATTAACAACGCACGAATAGGTTCGCCTGAAATCTCGGCAGCTGCCAGATGCGCTTTACTGACTTGGACCGGCGCGGCGCAAAAGCGGTTTTGGGTGAACACCCCAGCCACGGTGGCGGTAGGCACCAATTTCATCACCAGCAAATCCTTGCGATTCGCTTTGCGCACGCCGGCTTCGGCATATCCAAGCTCAATACCCGCAACGGGCAGCAGGTCGGCGGCGACGGGAACAGGGGAATTGACGGCCATGAGAATCCTTAACTAAATATAAATATTGACGTTGGTAATGGGAATGATAATTCTGGCGACTCTTTGCGTGAACAATGCGGGCACAAAACCTGGCGCGAAATCAGATGGCTATTCTAAGGCGTATAGCGGGGAT from the Collimonas arenae genome contains:
- the argJ gene encoding bifunctional glutamate N-acetyltransferase/amino-acid acetyltransferase ArgJ, whose amino-acid sequence is MAVNSPVPVAADLLPVAGIELGYAEAGVRKANRKDLLVMKLVPTATVAGVFTQNRFCAAPVQVSKAHLAAAEISGEPIRALLINTGNANAGTGEAGLAAANATCDALAELLGCHAAQILPFSTGVILEPLPVERIIAGLPLAIKNLQGDNWFNAAESIMTTDTQPKAASRSLVIAGKTVNFSGISKGAGMIKPNMATMLGFLAIDAKVAQPVLEKMVKQAADRSFNCITIDGDTSTNDSFMLIATGAGELEVNSVDSPEYAALAAAVTDISQHLAQMIIRDGEGATKFITVTVEQGQDVAECRKIAYSIAHSPLVKTAFFASDPNLGRILAAIGYAGVDDLDVSKLDLYLDDVLVAKNGGRNPEYQEADGQRVMKQSEITVRVQLARGDVAATIWTCDLSHDYVSINADYRS